A single region of the Deltaproteobacteria bacterium genome encodes:
- a CDS encoding MopE-related protein, which produces MRSIIVVLGVALPLFFSSSGCDCGGGGGLGNCPEEVCNGVDDDCDGETDEDEAWATKGETCFVGQGACQAAGVMICNENDRAGPLTCSGVPGTESVEVCNAVDDDCDGETDEEPHWSNRGDVCRVQVGGCVGVGVFICDPLSPDAPTICDAIAGPPTTEVCDGLDNDCDGDTDEGATWSDLGGGCSVGQGICQRPGLMVCDPNDVNGPTVCNAQPGAEGVEICNGLDDDCDGETDEETIWSDKGETCTIGQGICETPGIRLCDPANPAGPTICSATLRSQGVPEICNGLDDDCDGQTDEDAAWVDKGSLCSRGLGACQRTGVLVCDPTDPGGPTVCNAVAGAISIEVCDRVDNDCDGNTDEDAIWADLGDICREGSGSCETVGVRVCDTANPSGATVCSVSAGAGGAEVCNGLDDDCDGQTDEDALWSDKGSICTSGLGQCLATGTKVCDTTDTAGATVCSATPGAVGTEVCNGLDDDCDGSTDEDAQWTDKGTVCSVGTGQCTASGTRVCDTGDPAGPTVCSATPGGSGAEVCNGLDDDCDGLTDEDAPWANKGTVCSNGAGQCETSGTMVCDTADPAGPTVCSAIIGASGVEVCNGLDDDCDGQTDEDALWTDKGQVCAVGVGQCVATGTRVCDTADPAGPTVCSATPGAPGTEVCNALDDDCDGSTDELTWADKGTICTSGAGACQQTGTRVCDTADPTGPTVCSVGGGAPGTEICNGFDDDCDGQTDEGTWADLGDICRVGTGACEVVGVLVCDTGNPAGPSICSVSASAPGSEVCNGLDDDCDGSTDEEAQWADKGAVCTVGAGQCSATGTRVCDTANPGGPTVCSATANAPGSEICNGLDDDCDGSTDEDAQWTDKGTVCTVGTGQCASTGTRVCDGANPAGPTICSAVAGASGTEICNALDDDCDGSTDEDALWADKGAGCTAGTGQCTASGVKVCDVANRAGATVCSATPFAPGSEVCNALDDDCDGSTDEDAQWTDKGTVCVVGSGQCAATGTRVCDTANPGGPTVCSATPGAPGSEVCNALDDDCDGSTDELVWADKGDICTSGSGACERTGTRVCDTASPAGPTICSATPGAPGVEVCNGLDDDCDGSVDEDSWTNLGVVCKVGDGICENLGVRVCDTANPGGPTVCSVSPGSPAIEVCNGLDDDCDGLTDEGAAWSNKGTPCLDGTGQCQVSGTMICDAGNPGGPTVCSATAGGGGAEVCNGLDDDCDGLTDEEAQWADKGVGCTSGTGQCVASGVKVCDTANPTGPTVCSATAGAPSAEICNALDDDCDGSTDEDAQWSDKGTVCTNGAGTCETSGTKICDAANRAGPTICSAVAGAPGSEVCNGLDDDCDGSTDEDPQWSDKGVGCTAGTGQCVASGVKVCNTADRAGATVCSATAGAPGAEVCNGLDDDCDGSTDEEPQWADKGAVCSNGAGTCENSGTKICDTADPAGPTVCSAIIGAPGVEVCNGLDDDCDGSTDEGGAWADKGVGCTAGVGQCSASGVRVCDTGDPAGPTVCSATPGSPGAEVCNALDDDCDGATDEVVWADKGTICTSGTGTCERTGVRVCDTADPGGPTVCSVSSGAPGSEVCNGLDDDCDGSTDEDALWSDKGTGCTSGTGQCLASGTKICDPGDPAGATVCSATPGAAGTEVCNGLDDDCDGGTDEVVWADKGTICTAGTGTCEQTGVRVCDTGNPGGPTVCSVSGGSPGIEVCNGLDDDCDSSTDEGALWSDKGAGCTSGTGVCQASGTKICNAGDPAGATVCSATPGAPGSEICDALDNDCDGAIDEIVWADKGTICTAGTGACQQTGTRVCDTGNPAGPTVCSATASAPGAEICNGFDDDCDGSTDEGTWANKGTICTVGAGACEAVGVLICDTADPAGPSICSVTAGAPGSEVCNGLDDDCDGLTDEILWADKGTTCSVGTGQCTAYGVKVCDTGTPGGPTVCSVSAGAPVAELCNGLDDDCDGSTDEEVQWADKGTVCTVGAGQCAATGTKICDAGSPAGPTVCSATPGAGATEVCNSLDDDCDGSTDEVTWADKGQVCTVGTGQCVATGTRICDTGSPAGPTICSATAGSGSAEICNGLDDDCDGGTDEDALWVNKGEVCTSGTGTCLRSGTLICDTGNPGGAMVCSATAGAPGTEVCNGLDDDCDGSTDELTWADKGDICTVGTGACQQTGTLVCNAGNPSGPTICSASAGSGSAEICNGLDDDCDSLTDEGALWADKGTGCSAGTGICAASGVKVCDTADPAGATVCSATPGVAGAEVCNGLDDDCDGSTDEVTWADKGDLCTVGTGTCEATGVLVCNTGNPAGPTVCSASAGAPGTEVCNALDDDCDGSTDELSWTDKGQVCTVGAGQCAVTGTRICDTTSPAGPTVCSASAGAPGTEVCNSLDDDCDGLTDEVTWADKGQLCTSGTGQCAATGTRICDTADPAGPTVCSATAGAPGTEVCNALDDDCDGLTDEVTWADKGDICTAGTGACARTGTRICDTGSPAGPTVCSVSAGSGSAEVCNGLDDDCDTLTDEGALWADLGVGCISGDGVCARPGIKICDTGSPAGPSVCSATPGAPGTEVCNGLDDDCDTSTDEGGAWADKGDACTEGVGICLAAGVRVCDLGDPAGPTVCTASAGVPGSESCNGLDDDCDNSIDDNLAAPGCLEQDGVCNGSVQTCGGGLGWLACTGPEYGVQYEPTELTCDGLDNSCDGNTDVGIPSQLCGLQSGVCNGAVATCSGGAWGACGAAEYGPEYEASEASCDQLDNDCDGTTDEGWLNGGKYDQHTACGNCYTDCTAIYARPNAYGTCDASGSPNCVMTCCTIGDPNPACDGLYDYADADLVVSNGCEFQDAPDAVYVSTPGNGGIDAPTCGPANTPCATVSYGINIADTTAGKSRVLVSGGAYYENPVMADGISVLGGHNPTTWARDPAANTTVIYGSAGAVSTPDDRAVVTFSGITRPTELSGFVIFGEFVNGVSGNSAVIDCSDCDANVMILDNTLYAGNAGSGADGGDGATGSDGVNGFVGIDATEDGTCPAWPKNTQPRSVGGSGGILLCGATAVSGGQGGRAYCPDFDESSPLTDPFENFPTADAFGLPGLGGAGGSGGSAGWDGMSYDPSGPSPCSCYQPSSPAVMEGGDGLDGATGSNGGGGAGCALAGGAVVAGRWVGNPGATGQDGDDGSGGGGGGVGGGVQQVNCSPGDAGTHDLGGSGGGGGSGGCGGGGGDGGSAGGGSFGIFLHFASIPAGAPQIAGNTIVTGFGGIGGSGGNGGFGGIGGTGAAGGALGDAGSLYWCAAGGGRGGEGGNGGNAAGGGGACGGVSVGIYSWGQGGTDFSAINAANTFQLSGNGGTGGSGGLSLSANGTDGASGVHQATNF; this is translated from the coding sequence ATGCGTTCGATCATCGTCGTGCTGGGGGTGGCGCTGCCGCTCTTCTTCTCCTCCAGCGGCTGTGACTGCGGTGGAGGCGGAGGGCTGGGCAACTGCCCCGAAGAGGTCTGCAACGGCGTCGACGACGACTGCGACGGCGAGACCGACGAGGACGAGGCCTGGGCCACCAAGGGCGAGACCTGCTTCGTCGGCCAGGGCGCCTGCCAGGCCGCCGGCGTCATGATCTGCAACGAGAACGATCGCGCCGGCCCCCTGACCTGCTCCGGCGTCCCCGGGACGGAGTCGGTGGAGGTCTGCAACGCCGTCGACGACGACTGCGACGGCGAGACCGACGAGGAGCCGCACTGGTCGAACCGCGGCGACGTCTGCCGGGTGCAGGTCGGCGGCTGCGTCGGGGTGGGCGTCTTCATCTGCGATCCGCTCTCCCCGGACGCGCCGACGATCTGCGACGCCATCGCCGGTCCCCCGACCACCGAGGTCTGCGACGGCCTGGACAACGACTGCGACGGGGACACCGACGAGGGCGCCACCTGGTCGGACCTGGGCGGGGGCTGCAGCGTGGGGCAGGGCATCTGCCAGCGGCCGGGCCTCATGGTCTGCGACCCGAACGACGTCAACGGCCCGACGGTCTGCAACGCCCAGCCGGGGGCGGAGGGCGTCGAGATCTGCAACGGCCTCGACGACGACTGCGACGGCGAGACCGACGAGGAGACGATCTGGTCGGACAAGGGCGAGACCTGCACCATCGGCCAGGGCATCTGCGAGACGCCCGGCATCCGGCTCTGTGATCCCGCCAACCCGGCCGGGCCGACGATCTGCTCGGCGACCCTGCGCAGCCAGGGGGTTCCCGAGATCTGCAACGGCCTCGACGACGACTGCGACGGGCAGACCGACGAGGACGCGGCCTGGGTCGACAAGGGGAGCCTCTGCTCGAGGGGCCTCGGGGCCTGCCAGCGCACGGGCGTGCTGGTCTGCGATCCCACGGATCCCGGCGGGCCGACGGTCTGCAACGCCGTGGCCGGCGCCATCAGCATCGAGGTCTGCGACCGCGTGGACAACGACTGCGACGGCAACACCGACGAGGACGCCATCTGGGCGGACCTCGGCGACATCTGCCGCGAGGGCAGCGGCTCCTGCGAGACGGTGGGCGTCCGGGTCTGCGACACCGCCAACCCCAGCGGCGCCACCGTCTGCTCGGTGAGCGCGGGCGCCGGCGGCGCCGAGGTCTGCAACGGCCTCGACGACGACTGCGACGGGCAGACCGACGAGGACGCCCTCTGGTCCGACAAGGGGAGCATCTGCACCAGCGGCCTGGGTCAGTGCCTGGCCACCGGCACCAAGGTCTGCGACACCACGGACACGGCCGGGGCCACCGTCTGCTCGGCCACGCCGGGCGCGGTCGGAACCGAGGTCTGCAACGGTCTGGACGACGACTGCGACGGCTCGACGGACGAGGACGCCCAGTGGACCGACAAGGGCACGGTCTGCAGCGTGGGCACCGGCCAGTGCACCGCCTCGGGCACCCGGGTCTGCGACACCGGCGATCCAGCCGGGCCGACCGTCTGCTCGGCGACGCCCGGTGGCTCGGGGGCCGAGGTCTGCAACGGCCTGGACGACGACTGTGACGGCCTCACCGACGAGGACGCCCCCTGGGCGAACAAGGGCACGGTCTGCTCCAACGGCGCCGGGCAGTGCGAGACCAGCGGCACCATGGTCTGCGACACCGCCGACCCGGCCGGCCCGACGGTCTGCTCGGCGATCATCGGCGCCTCGGGGGTCGAGGTCTGCAACGGCCTGGACGACGACTGCGACGGCCAGACCGACGAGGACGCCCTCTGGACCGACAAGGGGCAGGTCTGCGCGGTGGGCGTCGGCCAGTGCGTGGCCACCGGCACCCGGGTCTGCGACACCGCCGACCCCGCGGGGCCGACGGTCTGCTCCGCGACGCCGGGCGCGCCGGGCACCGAGGTCTGCAACGCCCTGGACGACGACTGCGACGGCTCGACCGACGAACTCACCTGGGCCGACAAGGGCACGATCTGCACCTCCGGCGCCGGCGCCTGCCAGCAGACGGGCACCCGGGTCTGTGACACCGCCGACCCGACCGGCCCCACGGTCTGCTCGGTGGGCGGGGGCGCCCCCGGCACCGAGATCTGCAACGGCTTCGACGACGACTGCGACGGCCAGACCGACGAGGGGACCTGGGCCGATCTCGGCGACATCTGCCGGGTGGGCACCGGCGCCTGCGAGGTCGTGGGCGTGCTCGTCTGCGACACGGGCAACCCGGCCGGCCCCTCCATCTGCTCGGTGAGCGCCAGCGCGCCCGGCAGCGAGGTCTGCAACGGCCTGGACGACGACTGCGACGGCAGCACCGACGAGGAGGCCCAGTGGGCCGACAAGGGAGCGGTCTGCACCGTGGGGGCCGGCCAGTGCTCGGCCACCGGCACCCGGGTCTGCGACACCGCGAACCCGGGCGGACCGACCGTCTGCTCGGCGACCGCCAACGCGCCGGGCAGCGAGATCTGCAACGGCCTGGACGACGACTGCGACGGCAGCACCGACGAGGACGCCCAGTGGACCGACAAGGGGACGGTCTGCACGGTGGGCACCGGCCAGTGCGCCTCCACCGGCACCCGGGTCTGCGACGGCGCGAACCCCGCCGGGCCGACCATCTGCTCGGCGGTGGCCGGCGCCTCGGGGACCGAGATCTGCAACGCCCTGGACGACGACTGCGACGGCAGCACCGACGAGGACGCCCTCTGGGCGGACAAGGGCGCCGGCTGCACCGCGGGCACCGGCCAGTGCACCGCCAGCGGCGTGAAGGTCTGCGACGTGGCCAACCGCGCCGGCGCCACGGTCTGCTCGGCCACGCCTTTCGCGCCGGGCAGCGAGGTCTGCAACGCGCTGGACGACGACTGCGACGGCAGCACCGACGAGGACGCCCAGTGGACCGACAAGGGGACGGTCTGCGTGGTCGGGAGCGGCCAGTGCGCGGCGACCGGCACCCGGGTCTGCGACACCGCCAACCCCGGGGGGCCGACGGTCTGCTCGGCGACGCCGGGCGCGCCGGGCAGCGAGGTCTGCAACGCCCTGGACGACGACTGCGACGGCAGCACCGACGAGCTCGTCTGGGCGGACAAGGGGGACATCTGCACCTCCGGCAGCGGCGCCTGTGAGCGCACCGGCACCCGGGTCTGCGACACCGCCAGCCCCGCGGGGCCGACGATCTGCTCGGCGACGCCGGGCGCGCCGGGCGTCGAGGTCTGCAACGGCCTGGACGACGACTGCGACGGCTCGGTGGACGAGGACTCCTGGACCAACCTCGGTGTGGTCTGCAAGGTGGGCGACGGCATCTGCGAGAACCTCGGCGTGCGGGTCTGCGACACCGCCAACCCCGGCGGCCCCACGGTCTGCTCGGTCAGCCCCGGCTCGCCGGCCATCGAGGTCTGCAACGGCCTGGACGACGACTGTGACGGCCTCACCGACGAGGGCGCCGCCTGGTCGAACAAGGGCACCCCCTGCCTCGACGGCACCGGCCAGTGCCAGGTCAGCGGCACGATGATCTGCGACGCCGGCAACCCCGGGGGGCCGACCGTCTGCTCGGCCACCGCCGGCGGCGGGGGCGCCGAGGTCTGCAACGGCCTGGACGACGACTGCGACGGCCTCACCGACGAGGAGGCCCAGTGGGCGGACAAGGGCGTGGGCTGCACCTCGGGCACCGGCCAGTGCGTGGCCAGCGGGGTGAAGGTCTGCGACACCGCGAACCCGACCGGGCCGACGGTCTGCTCCGCGACCGCGGGCGCACCGAGCGCCGAGATCTGCAATGCCCTCGACGACGACTGCGACGGCAGCACCGACGAGGACGCCCAGTGGTCGGACAAGGGCACGGTCTGCACCAACGGGGCCGGCACCTGCGAGACCTCGGGTACCAAGATCTGCGATGCGGCCAACCGGGCGGGGCCGACGATCTGCTCGGCCGTCGCCGGCGCCCCGGGCAGCGAGGTCTGCAATGGCCTGGACGACGACTGCGACGGCAGCACCGACGAGGATCCCCAGTGGTCGGACAAGGGTGTGGGCTGCACCGCCGGCACCGGCCAGTGCGTGGCCAGCGGCGTGAAGGTCTGCAACACCGCCGACCGGGCCGGCGCGACGGTCTGCTCGGCCACCGCCGGTGCCCCGGGCGCCGAGGTCTGCAACGGCCTGGACGACGACTGCGACGGCAGCACCGACGAGGAGCCGCAGTGGGCGGACAAGGGCGCCGTCTGCTCCAACGGGGCGGGCACCTGCGAGAACAGCGGCACCAAGATCTGCGACACCGCCGACCCGGCCGGGCCGACGGTCTGCTCGGCGATCATCGGGGCCCCCGGGGTCGAGGTCTGCAACGGCCTGGACGACGACTGCGATGGCAGCACCGACGAGGGCGGCGCCTGGGCGGACAAGGGCGTGGGCTGCACCGCCGGCGTGGGACAGTGCAGCGCCAGCGGCGTGCGGGTCTGCGACACGGGCGATCCGGCCGGGCCGACGGTCTGCTCGGCGACCCCCGGTTCGCCGGGGGCCGAGGTCTGCAACGCGCTGGACGACGACTGCGACGGAGCCACCGACGAGGTCGTCTGGGCGGACAAGGGCACCATCTGCACCAGCGGCACCGGCACCTGTGAGCGGACCGGCGTGAGGGTCTGCGACACCGCCGACCCGGGCGGTCCCACGGTCTGCTCCGTGAGCAGCGGCGCGCCGGGCAGCGAGGTCTGCAACGGCCTGGACGACGACTGCGACGGCAGCACCGACGAGGACGCCCTCTGGAGTGACAAGGGGACGGGCTGCACCTCCGGCACCGGACAGTGCCTGGCCTCGGGCACCAAGATCTGCGACCCGGGAGATCCGGCGGGGGCGACCGTCTGCTCGGCGACGCCGGGCGCGGCGGGCACCGAGGTCTGCAATGGTCTGGACGACGACTGCGACGGTGGCACCGACGAGGTGGTCTGGGCGGACAAGGGGACGATCTGCACGGCCGGCACCGGCACCTGCGAGCAGACCGGCGTGCGGGTCTGCGACACCGGGAACCCGGGGGGCCCCACCGTCTGCTCGGTGAGCGGCGGGTCTCCGGGGATCGAGGTCTGCAACGGCCTGGACGACGACTGCGACAGCAGCACCGACGAGGGGGCGCTCTGGTCCGACAAGGGCGCGGGCTGCACCTCGGGCACCGGCGTCTGCCAGGCCTCGGGCACCAAGATCTGCAACGCGGGAGATCCCGCCGGCGCGACCGTCTGCTCGGCGACGCCGGGCGCGCCCGGGAGCGAGATCTGCGACGCCCTGGACAACGACTGCGACGGCGCCATCGACGAGATCGTCTGGGCGGACAAGGGCACCATCTGCACCGCGGGCACCGGCGCCTGCCAGCAGACCGGCACCCGGGTCTGCGACACCGGAAACCCGGCGGGCCCGACGGTCTGCTCGGCGACCGCCAGCGCGCCGGGCGCCGAGATCTGCAACGGCTTCGACGACGACTGTGACGGCAGCACCGACGAGGGCACGTGGGCGAACAAGGGCACCATCTGCACCGTGGGCGCCGGCGCCTGCGAGGCGGTGGGCGTGCTGATCTGCGACACCGCGGATCCGGCCGGCCCATCGATCTGCTCGGTGACGGCGGGGGCGCCGGGGAGCGAGGTCTGCAACGGCCTGGACGACGACTGTGACGGCCTGACCGACGAGATCCTCTGGGCCGACAAGGGCACCACCTGCAGCGTCGGGACCGGCCAGTGCACGGCCTACGGCGTGAAGGTCTGCGACACCGGCACCCCCGGTGGGCCCACCGTCTGCTCGGTGAGCGCCGGCGCGCCGGTGGCCGAGCTCTGCAACGGCCTGGACGACGACTGCGACGGCAGCACCGACGAGGAGGTGCAGTGGGCCGACAAGGGCACGGTCTGCACCGTCGGCGCCGGCCAGTGCGCGGCCACCGGCACCAAGATCTGTGACGCGGGCAGCCCCGCCGGCCCCACCGTCTGCTCGGCGACCCCCGGCGCGGGCGCCACCGAGGTCTGCAACAGCCTGGACGACGACTGCGACGGCAGCACCGACGAGGTGACCTGGGCCGACAAGGGGCAGGTCTGCACCGTGGGCACCGGCCAGTGCGTGGCGACCGGCACCCGGATCTGCGACACCGGCAGCCCCGCGGGGCCGACCATCTGCTCGGCGACCGCCGGCAGCGGCAGCGCCGAGATCTGCAACGGCCTCGACGACGACTGCGACGGCGGCACCGACGAGGACGCGCTCTGGGTCAACAAGGGCGAGGTCTGCACCAGCGGCACCGGCACCTGCCTCCGGAGCGGCACGCTGATCTGCGACACGGGGAACCCGGGCGGCGCGATGGTCTGCTCGGCGACCGCGGGCGCCCCCGGCACCGAGGTCTGCAACGGCCTGGACGACGACTGCGACGGCTCGACCGACGAGCTCACCTGGGCCGACAAGGGTGACATCTGCACCGTGGGCACCGGCGCCTGCCAGCAGACGGGCACCCTCGTCTGCAACGCCGGCAACCCCTCGGGCCCGACCATCTGCTCGGCGAGCGCCGGCAGCGGCAGCGCCGAGATCTGCAACGGCCTGGACGACGACTGCGACAGCCTCACCGACGAGGGCGCCCTCTGGGCCGACAAGGGCACCGGCTGCTCGGCGGGCACGGGCATCTGCGCCGCGAGCGGGGTGAAGGTCTGCGACACCGCCGACCCCGCCGGGGCGACCGTCTGCTCCGCGACGCCGGGGGTGGCGGGCGCCGAGGTCTGCAACGGCCTCGACGACGACTGCGACGGCAGCACCGACGAGGTGACCTGGGCCGACAAGGGTGACCTCTGCACCGTCGGCACGGGCACCTGCGAGGCGACCGGCGTGCTCGTCTGCAACACCGGCAACCCCGCGGGGCCGACCGTCTGCTCGGCGAGCGCCGGCGCGCCGGGCACCGAGGTCTGCAACGCCCTGGACGACGACTGCGACGGCAGCACCGACGAGCTGAGCTGGACCGACAAGGGGCAGGTCTGCACGGTCGGCGCCGGCCAGTGCGCGGTCACCGGCACCCGGATCTGCGACACGACCTCCCCCGCGGGGCCGACCGTCTGCTCGGCGAGCGCCGGGGCGCCGGGCACCGAGGTCTGCAACTCCCTCGACGACGACTGCGACGGGCTGACCGACGAGGTGACCTGGGCCGACAAGGGGCAGCTCTGCACCTCCGGCACCGGCCAGTGCGCGGCGACCGGCACCCGGATCTGCGACACCGCCGATCCGGCCGGCCCGACCGTCTGCTCGGCGACCGCCGGCGCGCCCGGCACCGAGGTCTGCAACGCCCTGGACGACGACTGCGACGGCCTGACCGACGAGGTGACCTGGGCCGACAAGGGCGACATCTGCACGGCGGGCACCGGCGCCTGCGCGCGGACGGGCACCCGGATCTGCGACACCGGCAGTCCCGCGGGGCCGACCGTCTGCTCGGTCAGCGCGGGCAGCGGCAGCGCCGAGGTCTGCAACGGCCTGGACGACGACTGCGACACCCTCACCGACGAGGGCGCCCTCTGGGCCGACCTGGGCGTCGGCTGCATCTCCGGGGACGGGGTCTGCGCCCGCCCGGGCATCAAGATCTGCGACACCGGCTCACCGGCCGGGCCCTCGGTCTGCTCGGCGACGCCCGGCGCCCCGGGGACCGAGGTCTGCAACGGCCTGGACGACGACTGCGATACCAGCACCGACGAGGGCGGCGCCTGGGCCGACAAGGGTGACGCCTGCACCGAGGGCGTCGGCATCTGCCTCGCCGCGGGCGTCCGGGTCTGCGACCTGGGCGACCCCGCGGGGCCGACCGTCTGCACGGCGAGCGCCGGCGTGCCCGGGAGCGAGTCCTGCAACGGCCTGGACGACGACTGCGACAACAGCATCGACGACAACCTGGCGGCCCCCGGCTGCCTCGAGCAGGACGGCGTCTGCAACGGCTCGGTCCAGACCTGCGGCGGCGGCCTGGGGTGGCTGGCCTGCACCGGACCGGAGTACGGCGTGCAGTACGAGCCCACCGAGCTCACCTGCGACGGCCTCGACAACAGCTGTGACGGGAACACCGACGTCGGCATCCCCTCGCAGCTCTGCGGGCTCCAGAGCGGCGTCTGCAACGGCGCCGTGGCCACCTGCAGCGGCGGGGCCTGGGGCGCCTGCGGCGCCGCCGAGTACGGCCCGGAGTACGAGGCGTCCGAGGCCAGCTGCGACCAGCTGGACAACGACTGCGACGGCACGACCGACGAGGGCTGGCTCAACGGTGGCAAGTACGACCAGCACACCGCCTGCGGCAACTGCTACACCGACTGCACCGCCATCTACGCCCGGCCGAACGCCTACGGGACCTGCGACGCCAGCGGGTCCCCGAACTGCGTGATGACCTGCTGCACGATCGGCGATCCCAACCCGGCCTGCGACGGGCTCTACGACTACGCCGACGCCGACCTCGTGGTCAGCAACGGCTGCGAGTTCCAGGACGCGCCCGACGCCGTCTACGTCTCGACGCCGGGCAACGGCGGCATCGACGCGCCTACCTGCGGTCCGGCGAACACCCCCTGCGCGACCGTGAGCTACGGCATCAACATCGCGGACACCACGGCCGGCAAGTCCCGGGTGCTGGTCAGCGGCGGCGCCTACTACGAGAACCCGGTCATGGCCGATGGCATCAGCGTGCTCGGCGGCCACAACCCGACCACCTGGGCCCGGGATCCGGCGGCGAACACCACCGTCATCTACGGCTCCGCTGGAGCGGTGTCCACGCCGGACGACCGCGCGGTGGTGACCTTCTCCGGGATCACCCGGCCCACCGAGCTCTCGGGCTTCGTGATCTTCGGGGAGTTCGTCAACGGCGTCTCGGGCAACAGTGCGGTCATCGACTGCTCGGACTGCGACGCCAACGTCATGATCCTGGACAACACCCTCTACGCCGGAAACGCGGGCAGCGGCGCCGACGGTGGCGACGGTGCCACCGGCAGTGATGGCGTGAACGGCTTCGTGGGCATCGACGCCACCGAGGACGGCACCTGTCCGGCCTGGCCGAAGAACACCCAGCCGCGGAGCGTGGGTGGGTCGGGTGGCATTCTCCTCTGCGGCGCCACCGCGGTCTCGGGCGGCCAGGGCGGCCGGGCCTACTGCCCCGACTTCGACGAGTCCTCTCCTCTCACGGACCCCTTCGAGAACTTCCCGACGGCCGACGCCTTTGGACTACCGGGCCTCGGCGGCGCGGGCGGCAGCGGCGGCAGCGCCGGCTGGGACGGTATGTCCTACGACCCTTCGGGTCCCTCGCCCTGCTCCTGCTACCAGCCCTCGTCGCCGGCGGTGATGGAGGGCGGCGACGGCCTCGACGGAGCGACCGGCTCGAACGGCGGAGGGGGCGCGGGATGTGCCCTCGCCGGCGGCGCGGTGGTGGCGGGGCGCTGGGTCGGCAACCCGGGCGCCACCGGCCAGGACGGTGACGACGGCTCCGGCGGCGGCGGCGGTGGTGTCGGCGGCGGAGTACAGCAGGTCAACTGCAGCCCTGGCGACGCGGGCACCCACGACCTCGGCGGCTCCGGTGGCGGCGGCGGCTCGGGTGGCTGTGGCGGTGGCGGCGGGGATGGCGGTAGCGCCGGAGGCGGCTCCTTCGGCATCTTCCTCCACTTCGCCTCGATCCCAGCCGGTGCGCCGCAGATCGCGGGCAACACCATCGTCACCGGCTTCGGCGGCATCGGGGGCAGCGGCGGCAACGGTGGCTTCGGCGGCATCGGTGGCACCGGGGCCGCGGGCGGCGCCCTGGGCGACGCCGGGTCCCTCTACTGGTGCGCCGCGGGCGGCGGTCGGGGCGGGGAGGGTGGAAACGGTGGGAACGCCGCCGGCGGCGGCGGCGCGTGCGGCGGCGTCTCGGTGGGCATCTACTCCTGGGGTCAGGGGGGCACCGACTTCTCCGCGATCAACGCCGCCAACACCTTCCAGCTCTCGGGCAACGGCGGGACGGGAGGCAGCGGTGGGCTCTCCCTCTCCGCCAACGGAACGGACGGCGCCAGCGGCGTGCACCAGGCCACCAACTTCTAG
- a CDS encoding pilus assembly protein N-terminal domain-containing protein: MNPWNSWTTRIAAAPLGFVAGAVLALVWTGGHHAQKRRCHPPVSAAHASVGGYHARPAEGPVLRRAVVVPVGQALTIHVEGGLKSVVHDAALAEVAEVTPLVDGSLRIEGQAAGEGSLSVWRPDGGKTVYRVEVLGEDYRPYQPPCGKRSLWVH; the protein is encoded by the coding sequence ATGAACCCCTGGAACTCCTGGACGACCCGCATCGCTGCTGCCCCCCTGGGCTTCGTCGCCGGCGCCGTGCTGGCCCTGGTCTGGACCGGCGGCCACCACGCCCAGAAGCGCCGCTGCCACCCGCCGGTGAGCGCGGCCCACGCCTCGGTCGGCGGCTACCACGCCCGGCCGGCAGAAGGCCCGGTCCTCCGTCGCGCGGTGGTGGTCCCCGTGGGTCAGGCCCTGACGATCCACGTCGAGGGCGGCCTGAAGAGCGTGGTCCACGACGCGGCGCTGGCCGAGGTGGCGGAGGTCACGCCCCTGGTCGACGGCTCGCTGCGGATCGAGGGCCAGGCGGCCGGGGAGGGGAGCTTGAGCGTCTGGCGGCCCGACGGCGGCAAGACCGTGTACCGGGTGGAGGTCCTCGGTGAGGACTACCGGCCTTACCAGCCGCCCTGCGGCAAGCGCAGCCTCTGGGTCCATTGA